The sequence CGCGATCGGGGCCCCGGCGCCCGGGACCTCTTCCACGAGCACGGCCTGGGCGTCGAGGTCGTCGACTGCTCGGTGCAGTTGCCGGCCGTGCTGGAGGTCGACGACGAGGCGCGGGTGGAGGTGACCGGGGAGTCCGGCGGCCGGCTGGCGGTGCGGATGACGGTGCACCGCGACGGCCGGGACCAGGTGGTGCTGCGGGGCCGGGTACGTGTCGTGCTGGTCACCGAGCCCGCGGCCACGACCTCGGCACCCGCCCCCGCACACCTGGCCGACCTGGTGGTGCCGACGGTGGGGGCCGCCGCGGCGGTCGCGCACCCCGACCACCGCCCGCTCGGCGCCGGTGAGACGGTCGCCGACGTGCTGACCCCACCCGGGTCGAACGCGTTCCTGTGGAGCTGGCGGGCACCCTACTTCTACTGCCACTTCTCCGACCGGGTGCAGCACTCCGGCTACGTGCGGGCGCTGGAGGAGGTGGTGGACCGCTTCCTGGCCGCCCGGGGCATCTCGGTGGGCCGGCTGGTCCGCGAGCGGTCCTGGATCCCGGTGGTCTCCCGGGCCCGGATCCGGCTGGTCGAGGCGGCCCGGATGGAGGAGGAGGTGCACACCGTGCTGAACGTGACCGGGGTGCTGCGGGGTGTCATGTTCGACGCCCGGATGGACTGCTACGTGCGCCGCGGTGACCGGCTGGTGCACACCGCGACCGCGACCATCCTGCACGGGTACGCGATCAGCGCCGGCCCGCGCGCCGGTGAGCTGGCCGAGTTCGACGACGAGGTGCTGCGCGCCCTGTCCGGCGGTGTGGCATGAAGCGACCGCCCCGGCTGTACTTCTCGTTCCGCAGCCCGTACAGCTGGCTGACCCTGCACCGGCTGCGGCGCGAGGTGCCCGACATCTTCGACCGGGTCGACTGCTTTCCGTACTGGGACCCGGACGCGAAGACCTCCGCGGGGCTGGCGGAACGGGGCGCGGAGCTGCACTACGTGCAGATGAGCCGGGCCAAGCACTTCTACATCCTGCAGGACACCAAGCGCCTGGCCGGGCAGGCGGGGCTGACGATGGCCTGGCCGATCGACGTGGACCCGTGGTGGGAACTGCCGCACCTGGCCTGGCTGTCGGCCCGCCGCGCGGGTCGGGCGGTGCCGTTCTACGACGCGCTGGTCGCGGCCCGGTGGGAGCGTGGGGAGGACATCTGCACCGCGGACGTGATCGCCCGCGCCGCGGTGGCGGCCGGATTCGACCCGGCTGCCGCCCAGGCCGCCCCGGACGACGCGGAGATCCGGGCCGAGGGGATCGACTGCCTGGCCGCCGCGTACGACGACGACGTGTTCGGCATCCCGTACCTGCGCTGGGGCCGTCACAGGTTCTGGGGGCTGGACCGGGTCGATCACTTCCTGGCCGCCTGGCGGCCCGACGCCGATCCGCCGGTGAGCCCGACGGCAGGCGCCCCGCGGCGGTCGTGGCGGGCGCGCCGTTCGACACCGACACCGCGGGAGGTTGCGGATGACCGGGCTCACCCCGGCGCAGGAGCGCCTGCGTCGGCAGCGGCAACTCGCCGCGACCTGCCGGCTCTTCGCCCGCTACGGTTTCGACGAGGGAGCCGGCGGCCACGTGACCGCCCGCGACCCGGAGGAGCCGGACCGGTTCTGGATCAACCCGTTCGGCATGCACTTCGGGCACGTGCGGGTCAGCGATCTGCTGCTGGTGGACGCGGCCGGTGCGGTGCTGGCGGGTTCGGGCCGGATCAACCCCGCCGGGTACGTCATCCACTCGCACGTGCACGCCGCCCGCCCCGAGGTGGTCGCCGCCGCGCACACCCACTCCACCCACGGGCGGGCGTGGTCGGCCCTGGGCCGTCCACTGGATCCGATCACCCAGGACGCCTGTGCCTTCTACGACGACCACACCGTCTTCGACGACTACACCGGGGTGGTGCTGGCCGACGAGGAGGGTAAACGCATCGCCGACGCCCTCGGCGAGGCCAAGGCGGTGGTGCTGCGCAATCACGGGCTGCTCACCGTCGGCGCGTCGGTGGCGGAGGCGGCCTGGTGGTTCATCGCCATGGACCGCAGCTGCCAGGTGCAACTGCTCGCCGAGGCGGCCGGGCGGCCCGTCCTGATCGGTGCGGCGGAGGCCGCCGAGACCCGGCGCACGATCGGCACCCCGGCGATCGCCCGGCTGAACTTCCGCCCGCTGTACACCGACATCGTCCGGGCCCAGCCGGATCTGCTGGACTGAGTCGAAGGGGGCGGCAATGGCCGTACTGCTACGGGACCTGGTCGGGGACGCCGGCGAGCCGGCACTGCGTGACGCCGCCGGGGCGTCGGACTGGCCAGGACTGGACGCGCGGGTCAACCGGTGGATCCGCTTGCTGCGCGCGCAGGGGCTGCGGGTCGGCGACACGATGGCGGTGGTCTGCGGCAACCGGCGGGAGACCATCGAGGCGTTGCTGGCCGCCATCCACACCGGAGTGACGGTGGTGCCGGTCAACTGGCACCTGACCGCGCCCGAGATCGCGTACCTGCTGACGGACTCGGAGAGCCGGCTGGTACTCACCGAGCCGGCGTACGCGGCCGTGGTCGGCGAGGCGGTGCGGTCCGCCGCCGTCCCGGCACGGCAACTGGTCACGGGGGAGCGGGACGTCGCCGACGCCGGCGCGGTCGAACCGCTGCTCGCCGTCCTGGCCGACGACGAGCCGGAGGGACAGGTCTGCGGCTCCACCATGCTCTACACCTCCGGCACCACCGGGGTGCCGAAGGGGGTACGCAACGGGCTGTTCCGCACCGGCGCGCCGTTCGGTCGGGTGGAGCGGCTGCTGGCGTACGCCGGGCACGCGTTGGCGGTGCCGGCGCGCGGCGCGGTGCTGCTGGTCGGCCCCTGGTACCACTCGGCGCAGCTGTTCTTCGCGTTGCTGCCGCTGCTGCGCGGCAGCCGGCTGGTGCTGCACGAGCGGTTCGAACCGCAGGCGTTCCTGGCCGCCGTGGCCGAGCATCGGATCACCGCCTGTCACCTGGTGCCCACCCAGTTCGTCCGGCTGCTGCGGCTGGACGCCGCCGACCGGGCCCGGGGCGAGTTGGGCAGCCTGCGGGTGGTGTGGCACGGCGGCGGTCCCTGCCCGGTCGAGGTGAAGCGGCAAATGATCGAGTGGTGGGGACCGGTGGTGATCGAGTACTACGCGGCCACCGAGGCGGGGGTGGTCACCCTGATCGGAGCCGAGGAGTGGCTGCGCCGGCCGGGCAGCGTCGGCCGCGCCGTACCGCCGAACGAGATCGCCATCCTGGGTCCGGACGGCGCCGCGCTGCCGCCCGGTCAGACCGGGCGGGTCTTCGTCCGCCGGGCCGGGCAGACGTTCGAATACCACAACGCCCCCGCGGAGACCCGCGACGCGCACCTGCGACCCGGCGTGTTCACCTACGGCGAGACCGGCTTCCTGGACGACGCCGGCTACCTCTACCTGACCGGCCGGACCCGCGACCTGATCGTCTCCGGCGGGGTGAACATCTACCCGGCCGAGGTGCAGGCGGTGCTGCTAACCCATCCGGCGGTGCGCGATGTCGCGGTGACCGGCGAGCCGGACGACGAGTACGGCGAGCGGGTGGTCGCCGTCGTCGAACTGGATCCGCGGCGGCTCGACCCGGCCGACGCCACGCAGGTGCTGGACGGGTTCTGCCGGCGCTCCCTGGCCGGCTTCAAGGTGCCGCGGCGCTGGCGGTTCGTCGCCGAACTGCCCCGCGACGGCACCGGCAAGCTCCGCCACGACGTGCTGCGTGAGCTGCTGCGTCCGCAGGCCGCCGGGGAACGGTCGTGAGCCGGGTGGTGCCGCGTCCGGACGTGGCGCATCCGGCCACCTACGGCGCGGCGGTGCCGTACGCCGAGTTCGCCCGGATGCGACGGGAGGAGCCGGTGTGCTGGGTGCCGGAGCCGGCGCTCTGGCGGCGCGGCGGCGCCGGCCGGATGCTCAGCCAGGGTTCCGGTTTCTGGGCGGTCACCAGCCATGAAGGTGTGGTCGCCGCGTCCCGGCAGCCGGAGGTGTTCTCCTCCGGCCGCAGGGGCGCGTTCCTGCCCGACCCGCGCACCGCGGCCGACCTGGAACAGGCCCGGCAGCTGCTGGTCAACATGGACGCGCCGCAGCACTCGCGGATCCGTCGGCTGGTCACCGCCGTGTTCACCCCGCGGGCGATCCGGGCGCTACAGGACAGCGTCACCGTGCACGCCCGTCACCTGGTGCAACGGGCGGTACACCGGGTGGAGTGCGACGTGGTCGCCGACCTCGCCGCGGAGCTGCCGCTGCTGGTCCTCGCGGACCTGCTCGGCCTGCCCCGCGAGGATCGGCACCTGCTGCACCGCTGGAGCAACAACCTGGTCGGCTTCGACGACCCCGAGTACGGCGGCGGGGACGTGGAGGCGTACCGGCGCACGTTCTTCGAGGCGTTCCAGTACGCGCTCGCCGTGGCGGCCGAGCGGCGCCGGTCGCCGCGCGACGACCTGATGACGTTGCTGGCGACGAGCGAGGTGGACGGCCGCCGGCTGTCCGACCGCGAGTTCTGCAGTTTCTGGTTGTTGCTGGTGGTGGCCGGCAACGAGACGACCCGACACCTCATCTCCGGCGGGGTTCTGGCGCTGCTGTCGGACCCGGCCCAGCGGGAGAAGCTCTCGCGCGACTGGACGCTGCTGCCCTCGGCGACGGAGGAGCTGCTGCGCTGGGTCACTCCGATCATGCAGTTCCGGCGTACCGCCACCCAGGACACCGAACTGTGCGGCCAGCCCATCGCCGAGGGTGCGAAGGTGGTGCTGTGGTACGTGTCGGCGAATCGGGACGACGCCGCCTTCGCCGACGCGCAGGCGTTACGGTTGGACCGGAATCCGAATCCGCACCTGTCCTTCGGTATGGGGCCGCACTTCTGTCTCGGTGCCCACCTGGCCCGGCTCGAGGCGCAGACCATGCTGCGGGAGCTGGTGCCGCATCTGGCCCGCTTCGAGGTGACCGGCCCGGTGGTTCGGCTGGAGAGCAATTTCGTCAATGGCTTGAAATCCCTCCCCGGGCGGTTCGCGCCGTCCCGCTCGTGAGACAACGCCGGGATGTGATGTGTGTGTTGGCTACGTTCGGTGACGACGACACGCTTCAGTTCCGGTCTGTAGGGAAACACCTCAATCCGCTAATCTGGTTAGGATGTTTAACCACCACACTGCCGGGGTGTGTGCTGTGATCTGATGGACAGCGGAGGGTAGCGATGGGTGACTACACAATCACCATCAGAGCCGAGAGTGCCGATACCGAAACCGTGATCTGCGTCGACATGGACGATTCGACGCCTCGGGTCGTGGAGCTCGTGATGCGCGCCGGCAGTGGCATGTCGGCACCGGCCCTCCCTTCCTTCGACCTGAATCTCCTGCTGCGCGCCTTGTTCCCCGATCGCACGGTGCCGGTGGCGCCGACGGCGGCCGAGCACGCCGTCGGATCGTCCGCCGAGGAGCCGTCCGCCGAGCAGCCCCGCGCCACGGCTGCCGGCAAGCGGTCCGTGCGTTCCGGAGCCAACCGCGCCGCCGCCGGTGCCGCGCGTCGCCGCACCGAGGCGTCCGTGCCGAAGGGTCGGGTCTACCGGCGCATGCCGGACGACGTCGTCGAGGTCTTCAACCGCACCGGCACCGTCACCGCCGTCGCCGAACACTACGGCGTGCCCCGGCACACCGCGCAGGGCTGGATCGGCCGGCTGCGCCGCCGTGGCGGTTTTTCCGCCGCCTCCTGACAGTCCCTCCCCCGCGGGGAGTGTCCGCCACCGGGTCCGCATCGGCGACACCCGGCGACACCCGGTGCCGGCCGAGGGTCAGACCGTGAGGCTGCCGGCGGTCCGCCGGGCGCCGGCCGGATCGCGGAGATCGCGTTGGGTGCCGACGGGCTGCGCCGCCGGCACCGGCGACAGTGACGGGGTTTCGTCCGGGGCCGGCCGAGTCGCGGCCAGCACCTGCCCGACGGCGTCGTCGAGGCTGTCGAAGATGGGAAACAGCCCGTCGAGCTTCATGGTGTGCAGGACCGTACGGATGAACCTCGACGGCGCGGCCAGGCACAGCCTCCCGCCGTGCTCGCGGACCTCCCGGTGGGCCCGGACGAGCAGGCCCAGCCCGGCCGAGTCGATGACGTCGACGTGGGCCAGGTTCACCACGACCGTCCCCTCCACGTCGACCGCGTCGCGGAGCGCGGTGCGCAACGCGTCCTCGGTGCGCGCCGCGTCGACGGTGTCGTTCGTGGCGACCACCGGCACCTCGGGGGCCGCCGACGGCTTCGGGGCGGTCGCGCCGGGGCGGTGCCGCGCCCGTCGGCAGGGCGCTGCACCGCGGGCAGCGGTGCGGGCCGGTGGCGAACGGCGAGCCGCTCCAGCCGTGGTCGGAGACCAGCGTCCAGACGACCTCGGCGTCGGGCAGCACACAGGCGGCGCCGGTGGTCGTCTCGCCACAGACATCGCAGATCAGGGTCATCAGGTTGTCGTCCGGTACGACGGTCATCCTGCTTCCTCTCCGGTGCCGCGGCCGGTGCGGCCGGGATACGGACTCGGGGCGTCGGCGGCGGGCACCGTCGCCGTGCGGGCTGCTCAGCGGGGCTCGGAGCGTTCCCTTCCGGCGGTGGCGACCACGATCACCACCCCGACCGCGGCGAGGCCAGCCTGCACGACCAGCGCCAGCAGGCTGAAGCCCTGCACGCCGGCGAGCCAGGCGGTGATGGCGCCGAGCAGCGCGGCGACCGCGCCGATGGTCATGGTGAGCCACAGCGGCACGGCCGCCCGGCCGGGGACGACGAGCCGGCCGAGCGCGCCGACGGCGAGGCCGACGGCGAGGGCCGCGACGATCCCGGCGATGGTCATGCTGCTCCTCGATCTCGCGGTTCGGTGTGTCGGGCGGTTACGTCAGGTACGTACGGTGACGGCCGCGCGGCCGTACACGGCGGCGCGTGGCGCGGCGGCCGGGGACCACCGGCCGGTGCCGTCGCCGGGCCGGCGACGGACGACGCGGCGTCGCCAATCGCGGTCGGCGACGCCGGAGCGTCGATGTGCACCGGCAGGATCTGGTCCAGCCGGGCGGTCTGCAGGATGCGGGTGATGCGCGGGTTGGGGTTGCGCAGCGAGAGCACGCCGCCGGAGCGGACCATCCGGCGGTGCACGTCGAGGAGCAGTCCGATGGCCGCGGCGTCGATGTGCCGGCAGCCGGCCAGGTCGACCACGACCTGCTGAGGTCGCAGGGCCAGCAACTGGTCGAAGACCGCGCCGGTCTCCGGCAGGCAGGCCAGGTCGAACTCGGTGATGGAAACCTCGACCAGCGGCACCGAGCACTCGGGGCGTCGTGGCGTGGTCACGTCGAAGGCCCCCTCTCCTGGTGTCCCGAGGTCGGCTCTCACCCTGCCCAGCAGGGTTGGCGGCCACCGCGCGGACGTATGACAGTTGCGTGACAAAACCCCCTGAACTCGACCGCGGTTGTCCGGCCGGTCCGGGCTTGGGGATGATTCCGGTATGACAGCGGTGCTGGTGATCGAGGACGACGACCGGATCCGGTTGGCGTTGCTGCTCGCCCTGGAGGACGAGGGCTACGAGGCCCGGGGTGCGGCAACGGCCGAGGAGGGGCTGCGCTGGCAGCGCCAGGACCCGGCGGACTACGTCCTGGTCGACCTGATGCTGCCCGGAATCGACGGGTTCGAGGGAATCCGCCAGCTGCGCCGCGACGACGACGTGCCGATCGTGGTGGTCAGCGCCCGCGACGACACCCACGACATCGTCGCCGCGCTGGAGGCCGGTGCCGACGACTACGTGGTCAAACCGGTGGCGATCAAGGAGCTGAGCGCCCGGCTGCGTGCCCTGCGCCGGCGCGGTCGTGCGGTGACGGCGGCGGAGGCCCGGGAGCCGGTGCCGGTGCTGTCCTTCGGGGAGTTGGAGGTCAGCCCCGAGGCGGGGGAGGTGCGCCGCGCCGGCCAGCAGGTCGCGGTCACCCGTACCGAGTTCCGGCTGCTGTGCGAGCTGGCCGAGCACGCCGGCCGGGTGCTCTCGCGCCAGCAGCTGCTCAGCCGGGTCTGGGGATACGACACCGGCGACGAGCGGCTGGTCGACGTGCACGTCGGCCGGCTGCGCCAGAAGATCGAGGTCGACCCGGCCAATCCCCGGCATCTGGTGACGTTGCGCGGCCTGGGTTACAAGCTCCAGCGATGAGGCGCCTCGGACTCTGGGCCCGGGTCACCGCCGCGTTCGCGGTGGGTGCGCTGCTGCTGTCCGCCTCGATGGCCCTGGTGTCGTACGAGCTGACCCGCCGCAGCCTGCTCAACGAGCGGGAGCGCACCGTGCTGCGGGCGGCGTACTACGACGCGGCGGTGGTGCGGGCGGGGCTGAACACCGAGAACCCGGACGTCGTGGAGGCGCTGCGAGCGCTGGACACCGGCACCGGCCGGCGGCCCCTGCTGCACCTCAACGGCGACTGGTACGCCCGCAGCGCCGACACCGGGCTCACCACCGCGATTCCGATCCGGCTGCAGGACCTGGTCTCGGCGGGGCGGCCGGCGGTGCAGCGGGTGCGGGTCAACGACCATCCGGTCATGCTGGTCGGCGTGCCGCTGTCGGAGTCGGCCGCCTTCTACGAGATCGTCTCGCTGCGGGAGCTGGAGCAGACCTTCCAGATCCTCGCGCTGGCGCTGACCGCGGTTGCGATCATGGTGGCCGGGTCGGGGGCGGCCCTCGGCTGGTACGCGACCCGGCACGGGCTGCGCCCGCTGACCGCCGTCGCCGACGCCGCCGAGCGGATCGCCGCCGGCGACTTCACCACCCGCCTCAGGCCGGACACCGACCCGGACCTGACCCGCCTCTCCACCTCCTTCAACCGGATGGTCGACGAGCTGGCGCAGCGCATCGACCGGGATCGGCGTTTCGCCGCCGACGTGAGCCACGAGCTGCGTTCGCCGCTGCAGACGCTCGCGGCGGCGGCGAGCGTCCTGGCCCGGCGGCGGGAGAACCAGGACGAGCGGACCGCCACCGCGGCCCGGCTGGTGGCCGACGAGATCGACCGTTTCCAGCAACTGGTCAACGACCTGCTGGATCTGGCCCGCAGCGATCAACCGGTGCATCGGGAGCCGGTCGACCTCGTCGGGCTCGCCCGGCAGGCGTGTCGCGACCGGGGTCTGCCGGAGTCGATGGTGCGGCTGGCACCGGCGACGCCGGCGACGTGGCAGGTGGACCGGCGCCGGATCGCGCAGGTGTTGACCAACCTGCTCGACAACGCCGAGCGCTACGGCGCCGGCCCGGTGGCCGTGCGGCTCTCCCGGGACGGCGACACCGGTGTGCTGGAGGTGGACGACGAGGGTCCGGGAGTGCCGATGGAGGACCGGCAGGTGATCTTCGACCGATTCGTACGCGGCCGGGCGGCCAACTACCGCGGCGGCGGCGACGGCACCGGTCTCGGGCTCGCGCTGGTGGCCCAGCACGCCGCCGCGCACGGTGGCGAGGTCTCGGTCACCGACCGCCCCGAGGGCGGCGCCCGGTTCCTGGTCACCCTGCCCAGGAGCGTGTCGTGATCCGCGCCGCCCGCGCCGTGGCGGTCACCGCCCTGCTCACCCTGGTCGCGGCGTGCGGGGTTCCCGCCGAGGACCGGCCCCGCGCGGTCACCCCACCGCCCGGCCCCTTTCCGTACCCGGCGACCGCCGCGCCGACGGCGGCCGAGACCGGCGCGGTGACCGAGGTGCTCTACTTCTCGCGCGACGACCGCCTGGTGCCGGTGACCCGCCGGATCGACGAGGTGCCCGCCCCGGACGTCCAGCTGCGGGACCTGCTGGCCGGGCCGACGCCCGGCGAGCGCGACGACGGCCTCACCAGCGCCCTGCCGGGGGCGTTCAGCAGCGCCGTGGTCGAACTCACGGACGGGCTGGCCCGGGTCAGCGTCACGCTGACCGGGGTGGACACCGGCCGCAGTGACGGGCTGCTGGCGCACGGGCAGATCGTGTGCACGCTCACCGCCCGCACCGACGTCACGGGGGTGCTGTTCCTGGAGGGTGGTGCGCCGCTGAGCGTTCCCCGGGCGGACGGTTCGCTGTCGTCGGAGCCGCTCACCGCGGCCGACTACGCGGTGCTGATCAGCCCTCGCTGACCGCGTCCGCCGGTTGGGGGCGGACCTCGGGAACACGCGGACCGCGACAACTCGTATCCTTTCCGCGAACCGTCGTGGTGGACAACCGAGAAGGGGACATGGTGTGAACGACCGGGCCGAGACGTTGGAGTTCCAGGCTGAGGCGCGTCAGCTGCTTCAGCTGGTGGTCCACTCGATCTACTCGAACAAGGACGTCTTCCTCCGCGAACTGATCTCGAACGCCTCCGACGCGCTGGACAAGCTTCGCCTGGCGTCGCTTGTCGACAAGGACCTCGACGTCGACACCGGCGACCTGCACGTCGCGATCGAGGTCGACCGGGACACGCGCACCCTCACGGTGCGGGACAACGGCATCGGCATGACCCGCGACGAGGTCGTCTCCGTCATCGGCACCATCGCCAAGTCCGGCACCGCCGAGCTGCTGCGCCAGCTGCGTGAGGCGACGGACGCCGGCGCGTCGCAGCAGATGATCGGCCAGTTCGGCGTCGGCTTCTACGCCTCGTTCATGGTCGCCGAGCGGGTCGAGCTGGTGACCCGGCGGGCCGGCGAGCGCGTCGGCACCCGGTGGGAGTCGACCGGCGAGGGCACGTACACCGTGGCCGCAGTCGACGACGCCCCCCAGGGCACGGCGGTGACCCTGCACCTCAAGCCCGCCGACGCCGAGGACAACCTGCACGACTACACCGCCGAGTGGACGATCCGGGAGATCGTCAAGCGTTACTCCGACTTCATCGCCCACCCGATCCGGATGACCGTCGAGCGGCCCGGCGCGGACGACGCCCCCGCCACCACCGAGACGGTCACGCTCAACTCGATGAAGGCGCTGTGGGCCCGTTCCCGCGACGAGGTCGAGCCGGCCGAGTACCACGAGTTCTACAAGCACGTCAGCCACGACTGGGCGGATCCGCTCGAAACCATCCACATGCGGGGCGAGGGAACCTTCGAGTACGAGGCGCTGCTGTTCATCCCCACCCACGCGCCGCTGGACCTGTTCTCCCCGCAGGGGCGCCGGGGGGTCCAGCTCTACGTCAAGCGCGTGTTCATCATGGACGACTGCGACGCGCTCATGCCCAACTACCTGCGGTTCGTCAAGGGTGTGGTGGACGCCCACGACCTGTCGCTGAACATCTCCCGGGAGATCCTCCAGCAGGACCGGCAGATCCGCGCCGTACGCCGCCGCCTGGTCAAGAAGATCCTGGCCACGGTCAAGGAACTCAAGACCGACCAGCCGGAGCGGTACCGCACCTTCTGGGCCGAGTTCGGGCCGGTGGTCAAGGAAGGTCTGATCGAGGACACCGAGAACCAGGACACCCTGCTGGAGGTCCTGTCGGTGGCCTCCACCCACGACCCGGCCGAGCTGACCGACCTGGCCGGCTACGTCGCCCGGATGCGCGAGGGCCAGACCGACATCTACTTCGCCACCGGGGAGAACCGCGCCACCATCGAGAACTCGCCGCACATGGAGGCGTTCCGCGCCAAGGGCTACGAGGTGCTGCTCCTCACCGACCCGGTCGACGAGGTCTGGGTCGAGCGGGTCGGCAGCTACGGCGGCAAGACGCTGCGTTCGGTCGCCAAGGGACAGGTCGACCTGGACACCGAGCAGGAGCGTACCGAGGCCGAGGCGGAGCGGGAGCGGCAGCGCACCGAGTACGCCGACCTGCTCGGTTGGATGGGCGGGGTGCTCGGCGACAGCGTCAAGGAGGTGCGCCTCTCGTCGCGGTTGACCACCTCCCCGGCCTGTGTGGTCGGCGACGCGCACGACCTCACCCCGACCCTGGAGAAGATGTACCGGGCGATGGGCCAGGAGGTGCCGAAGGTGAAGCGGATCCTGGAGATCAACCCGAGCCACCCGCTCGTCACCGGCCTGCGCAAGGCGCACGAGCAGGGCGGTGCCGGCGACGCCCTGGCGGAGACCGCCGAGCTGCTCTACGGCACCGCGCTGCTCGCCGAGGGCGGTGACCTGGCCGACCCGGCGAGGTTCGCCCGGATCCTCGCCGACCGCCTCGCCCGCACCCTGTAGCCCCGCGGGTGCCGGGTCGGGTGGCGGCCGGCGCCGGCTCAGCCGTTCACCAGCTGGCGTGCCGCCGCCGAGACGTGAGCCGGAAAGGGCGGGTCCGCGTCGAGGACGGCGTGCGCGAGAGCTGTCCGCAGCGAGGACACCATGACGGTGTCGGTCCGGTCGGCGACGAGCCGCCCGGGATCGGCCTCGGCGAGGGCGAACAGGGCCGTCGAGTAGACCTCCCGGACGACCTGTTCGGGTGGGAGTTGCAGTTGCAATAACAGTTCGCCGGAGACGATCCGGCCGCGCAGGCGCGCATCCCAGACGAATACGAAGTACGTGATCTCGGCGACCAGGTGCAGGTCGCCGAGTCGCTGTGCCTCGGCGTTGACTGCTGCCAGCCACTGCCACGGCCGGTCGATGCCGAGATCTCCGGTCTGGCGGATGTTCCGCAGCAGAGTCTCCATGTCGGGCGTTCCGTCGCCGGCCTGGCAGACCGCCACAGCGGCATGCCGCATGGCACCGTCGTCCCCGAGGGTCATCAGAAAGTCCCGGACCACCCGCCGCGCGACGTCCTGGTCGCCGGGTTTCACGGCGGGGGTGGTGGCGGGGTCGGCGGTGGTGTGGGGTGTGACCTCTTCTTCCTGCCGAAGATGCCCACGTGGCGGTCTCCGTTCGTGTCGCGTCGGATGGTCGGGTCCGGACAACAGCACTCGGGTCGGGGACGCGGTCCTGCGGTCCGTAGCATCCTGCCAGCTCGCACCGCCCCCGGCACCCGCCGATCCGGTGATCACCGGGCGGTGGCGGCGCTCCGGTTCCGGCACCTGGCCCCCGCCAGGCGTGGAGTTCCGGGCGGCCGGGTATTTCGGCGGCCATGAGCGCGAGTGTGGTGGTGGATCCGGACAGCCCGCCGGCCCCCGCCGTGACGGTCGGCACCGTCGCGGTGGTGGCCCATCGGAAGAAGAACCTGGGCGGCGGCCTGGACGACCTGCGGGCGACTCTGGTCGGCGCGGGCGTGCGGGACATGCTCTGGTACGAGGTGCCCAAGAGCCGCAAGGCGCCGAAGAAGATCCGCAAGGCGCTCGACAGGGGCGCCGATCTGGTCTTCGTCTGGGGCGGCGACGGCATGGTGCAGCGCTGCGCCGACACCCTCGCCGGATCGCGGACGCCGATGGCGATCCTGCCCGCCGGCACCGCCAACCTGTTCGCCGGCAATCTCGGCATCCCGGAGGACCTGCCGGAGGCCGTCCGGATCGGCCTGCACGGCCGGCGGCGCCGTCTCGACCTCGGCAGGCTCAACGGTGAGCACTTCGCGGTGATGGCCGGTGCCGGGTTCGACGGCGACCTCATCCGGGAGGCCGACCGGGAGCTGAAGGGACGCCTCGGCCGGCTCGCCTACGTGTGGACCGGGCTGCGCCACGTGCGCGGCGAGTTGACCCGTACCCGGATCACCGTGGACGGCGGGACCTGGTTCGACGGCGAGGCCAGTTGCGTGCTGGTCGGCAACGTCGGCACCATCACCGGCGGGATTCCCGCCTTCGACGACGCCCGCCCCGACAGCGGCTCGCTGGAGATCGGGGTCTCCACGGCCGGCGGCGCCGTCGACTGGGCACGCACCCTCGGCAAGATGGCCACCGGCCGTTCCGAGAACTCCAAGTTCGTCCGGATCACCCGGGGGCGCAGGGCCAAGGTCCGCTTCGGCGAGCCGAAGACCTACGAGCTCGACGGCGGCGCCCGCGGCACCGCCCGGAAGCTGAAGGTACGCGCGGTGCCCGCCGCGCTCACCGTCTGCCTTCCGGCGTCGGAGCCGGAAGG is a genomic window of Micromonospora tarapacensis containing:
- a CDS encoding response regulator transcription factor, which produces MTAVLVIEDDDRIRLALLLALEDEGYEARGAATAEEGLRWQRQDPADYVLVDLMLPGIDGFEGIRQLRRDDDVPIVVVSARDDTHDIVAALEAGADDYVVKPVAIKELSARLRALRRRGRAVTAAEAREPVPVLSFGELEVSPEAGEVRRAGQQVAVTRTEFRLLCELAEHAGRVLSRQQLLSRVWGYDTGDERLVDVHVGRLRQKIEVDPANPRHLVTLRGLGYKLQR
- a CDS encoding sensor histidine kinase, with translation MRRLGLWARVTAAFAVGALLLSASMALVSYELTRRSLLNERERTVLRAAYYDAAVVRAGLNTENPDVVEALRALDTGTGRRPLLHLNGDWYARSADTGLTTAIPIRLQDLVSAGRPAVQRVRVNDHPVMLVGVPLSESAAFYEIVSLRELEQTFQILALALTAVAIMVAGSGAALGWYATRHGLRPLTAVADAAERIAAGDFTTRLRPDTDPDLTRLSTSFNRMVDELAQRIDRDRRFAADVSHELRSPLQTLAAAASVLARRRENQDERTATAARLVADEIDRFQQLVNDLLDLARSDQPVHREPVDLVGLARQACRDRGLPESMVRLAPATPATWQVDRRRIAQVLTNLLDNAERYGAGPVAVRLSRDGDTGVLEVDDEGPGVPMEDRQVIFDRFVRGRAANYRGGGDGTGLGLALVAQHAAAHGGEVSVTDRPEGGARFLVTLPRSVS
- a CDS encoding GerMN domain-containing protein — translated: MIRAARAVAVTALLTLVAACGVPAEDRPRAVTPPPGPFPYPATAAPTAAETGAVTEVLYFSRDDRLVPVTRRIDEVPAPDVQLRDLLAGPTPGERDDGLTSALPGAFSSAVVELTDGLARVSVTLTGVDTGRSDGLLAHGQIVCTLTARTDVTGVLFLEGGAPLSVPRADGSLSSEPLTAADYAVLISPR
- the htpG gene encoding molecular chaperone HtpG — encoded protein: MNDRAETLEFQAEARQLLQLVVHSIYSNKDVFLRELISNASDALDKLRLASLVDKDLDVDTGDLHVAIEVDRDTRTLTVRDNGIGMTRDEVVSVIGTIAKSGTAELLRQLREATDAGASQQMIGQFGVGFYASFMVAERVELVTRRAGERVGTRWESTGEGTYTVAAVDDAPQGTAVTLHLKPADAEDNLHDYTAEWTIREIVKRYSDFIAHPIRMTVERPGADDAPATTETVTLNSMKALWARSRDEVEPAEYHEFYKHVSHDWADPLETIHMRGEGTFEYEALLFIPTHAPLDLFSPQGRRGVQLYVKRVFIMDDCDALMPNYLRFVKGVVDAHDLSLNISREILQQDRQIRAVRRRLVKKILATVKELKTDQPERYRTFWAEFGPVVKEGLIEDTENQDTLLEVLSVASTHDPAELTDLAGYVARMREGQTDIYFATGENRATIENSPHMEAFRAKGYEVLLLTDPVDEVWVERVGSYGGKTLRSVAKGQVDLDTEQERTEAEAERERQRTEYADLLGWMGGVLGDSVKEVRLSSRLTTSPACVVGDAHDLTPTLEKMYRAMGQEVPKVKRILEINPSHPLVTGLRKAHEQGGAGDALAETAELLYGTALLAEGGDLADPARFARILADRLARTL
- a CDS encoding diacylglycerol/lipid kinase family protein gives rise to the protein MSASVVVDPDSPPAPAVTVGTVAVVAHRKKNLGGGLDDLRATLVGAGVRDMLWYEVPKSRKAPKKIRKALDRGADLVFVWGGDGMVQRCADTLAGSRTPMAILPAGTANLFAGNLGIPEDLPEAVRIGLHGRRRRLDLGRLNGEHFAVMAGAGFDGDLIREADRELKGRLGRLAYVWTGLRHVRGELTRTRITVDGGTWFDGEASCVLVGNVGTITGGIPAFDDARPDSGSLEIGVSTAGGAVDWARTLGKMATGRSENSKFVRITRGRRAKVRFGEPKTYELDGGARGTARKLKVRAVPAALTVCLPASEPEGSR